A region from the Vicia villosa cultivar HV-30 ecotype Madison, WI linkage group LG3, Vvil1.0, whole genome shotgun sequence genome encodes:
- the LOC131593534 gene encoding splicing factor U2af large subunit B-like isoform X7: protein MGEYEFEERKFEPEEEEDHTHNQNDSSPQPPPADDDLTDSKSNYDSRDNERESSRSREKELENGREKERKREKGRDRERSRDRDGERSRDRDGERSRDRDGERSRDRVRDRERSRERGRDRERSKDRERDRDVEKDRVKDRDHHHRDRHRDRGERRVRDRDDDDQYRSRGYDRRRDYDREDRHRTRRRSRSRSRSRARSEHRSRSRSRSRSKSKRTSGFDMAPPASAMLAGASAVAGQITGASPAIPGMFPNMFPMATSQLQQFNTLPVLPVQAMTQQATRHARRVYVGGLSPTANEQSVATFFSQVMATIGGNTAGPGDAVVNVYINHDKKFAFVEMRSVEEASNAMALDGIIFEGAPVKVRRPTDYNPSLAAALGPSQPNPNLNLGAVGLSPGSAGGLDGPDRIFVGGVPYYFTETQIRELLETFGPLRGFDLVKDRETGNSKGYAFCVYQDLAVTDIACAALNGIKMGDKTLTVRRANQNTNPMQPKPEQESILMHAQQQIALQKLMLQPALVATKVLCLTHAVSPDELKDDEDYEEILDDMRQECSKFGNLVNVVIPRPRPDGELCPGVGKEIMA, encoded by the exons TATGATTCTCGTGATAATGAAAGAGAATCCTCGAGAAGTAGAGAAAAGGAGCTGGAGAATGGGAGGGAGAAGgagaggaaaagggaaaaaggaaGAGACAGGGAGAGAAGCAGAGATAGGGATGGGGAGAGAAGCAGAGACAGGGATGGGGAGAGAAGCAGGGACAGGGATGGAGAGAGAAGCAGAGACAGGGTCAGAGATAGGGAGAGAAGTAGGGAAAGGGGAAGAGACAGGGAGAGAAGCAAAGACAGGGAACGTGATCGGGACGTGGAGAAGGATAGGGTTAAGGACCGTGATCACCATCATAGAGACCGACACAGGGATCGTGGTGAGAGAAGGGTGAGGGATAGAGATGACGATGATCAGTACAGAAGCCGAGGCTATGACAG ACGAAGGGACTATGATCGAGAGGATAGGCATAGGACTAGGCGCAGGTCTCGATCTAGATCAAGGTCAAGAGCCCGATCTGAGCATAGATCAAGGTCACGTTCTCGTTCACGCTCAAAAAG CAAAAGGACTAGTGGTTTTGACATGGCTCCCCCTGCTTCTGCAATGTTAGCAGGTGCTTCTGCTGTTGCAG GTCAGATTACTGGGGCAAGTCCTGCAATTCCTGGAATGTTCCCAAATATGTTTCCCATGGCTACAAGTcag TTGCAGCAATTTAATACTCTTCCTGTCTTGCCTGTTCAGGCTATGACACAACAG GCTACACGACATGCTAGGCGGGTGTATGTTGGGGGCCTCTCTCCTACAGCTAATGAGCAG TCAGTTGCAACTTTCTTCAGTCAGGTTATGGCTACAATCGGAGGAAACACCGCTGGTCCAG GTGACGCCGTTGTGAATGTTTACATTAACCATGATAAGAAGTTTGCCTTCGTGGAGATGAGGTCTGTCGAGGAAGCCAGCAATGCAATGGCTCTAGATGGAATTATTTTTGAG GGTGCACCAGTCAAGGTCAGGAGACCCACTGATTATAATCCTTCTCTAGCTGCCGCCCTAGGTCCAAGCCAACCTAACCCAAACCTTAATCTGGGCGCCGTCGGCCTATCACCTGGATCTGCTGGGGGACTTGATGGTCCTGATCGAATTTTTGTTGGTGGAGTTCCTTATTACTTTACTGAAACACAGATCAGGGAACTTTTAGAGACTTTTGGTCCTCTTCGGGGTTTTGATCTAGTGAAAGATAGAGAAACAGGGAATTCAAAGGGTTATGCATTTTGTGTTTATCAAGATCTTGCCGTTACCGATATTGCTTGTGCAGCTCTCAATGGAATTAAAATGGGTGATAAGACCCTTACTGTTAGACGGGCTAATCAAAACACAAACCCAATGCAGCCTAAGCCTGAGCAAGAGAGCATTTTAATGCATGCACAGCAGCAGATTGCTCTCCAG AAACTTATGTTACAACCAGCATTAGTGGCAACAAAGGTGCTGTGTTTAACTCATGCAGTTTCTCCGGATGAGCTCAAAGATGACGAGGACTATGAAGAGATTCTTGATGATATGCGACAAGAGTGCTCCAAATTTG GTAATTTGGTGAATGTGGTGATTCCTCGCCCACGACCCGATGGTGAACTATGCCCTGGAGTTGGAAAG GAAATAATGGCGTGA
- the LOC131593534 gene encoding splicing factor U2af large subunit B-like isoform X8 has translation MSKEESMHLFLVGLVRLQLETVTYFGQITGASPAIPGMFPNMFPMATSQLQQFNTLPVLPVQAMTQQATRHARRVYVGGLSPTANEQSVATFFSQVMATIGGNTAGPGDAVVNVYINHDKKFAFVEMRSVEEASNAMALDGIIFEGAPVKVRRPTDYNPSLAAALGPSQPNPNLNLGAVGLSPGSAGGLDGPDRIFVGGVPYYFTETQIRELLETFGPLRGFDLVKDRETGNSKGYAFCVYQDLAVTDIACAALNGIKMGDKTLTVRRANQNTNPMQPKPEQESILMHAQQQIALQKLMLQPALVATKVLCLTHAVSPDELKDDEDYEEILDDMRQECSKFGNLVNVVIPRPRPDGELCPGVGKVFLEYADVEGSAKARAGLNGRKFGGNQVVAVYYSENKFAEGDYEG, from the exons ATGTCCAAGGAGGAATCAATGCACCTGTTTTTGGTGGGTCTTGTTCGTCTTCAACTGGAAACTGTTACCTACTTTG GTCAGATTACTGGGGCAAGTCCTGCAATTCCTGGAATGTTCCCAAATATGTTTCCCATGGCTACAAGTcag TTGCAGCAATTTAATACTCTTCCTGTCTTGCCTGTTCAGGCTATGACACAACAG GCTACACGACATGCTAGGCGGGTGTATGTTGGGGGCCTCTCTCCTACAGCTAATGAGCAG TCAGTTGCAACTTTCTTCAGTCAGGTTATGGCTACAATCGGAGGAAACACCGCTGGTCCAG GTGACGCCGTTGTGAATGTTTACATTAACCATGATAAGAAGTTTGCCTTCGTGGAGATGAGGTCTGTCGAGGAAGCCAGCAATGCAATGGCTCTAGATGGAATTATTTTTGAG GGTGCACCAGTCAAGGTCAGGAGACCCACTGATTATAATCCTTCTCTAGCTGCCGCCCTAGGTCCAAGCCAACCTAACCCAAACCTTAATCTGGGCGCCGTCGGCCTATCACCTGGATCTGCTGGGGGACTTGATGGTCCTGATCGAATTTTTGTTGGTGGAGTTCCTTATTACTTTACTGAAACACAGATCAGGGAACTTTTAGAGACTTTTGGTCCTCTTCGGGGTTTTGATCTAGTGAAAGATAGAGAAACAGGGAATTCAAAGGGTTATGCATTTTGTGTTTATCAAGATCTTGCCGTTACCGATATTGCTTGTGCAGCTCTCAATGGAATTAAAATGGGTGATAAGACCCTTACTGTTAGACGGGCTAATCAAAACACAAACCCAATGCAGCCTAAGCCTGAGCAAGAGAGCATTTTAATGCATGCACAGCAGCAGATTGCTCTCCAG AAACTTATGTTACAACCAGCATTAGTGGCAACAAAGGTGCTGTGTTTAACTCATGCAGTTTCTCCGGATGAGCTCAAAGATGACGAGGACTATGAAGAGATTCTTGATGATATGCGACAAGAGTGCTCCAAATTTG GTAATTTGGTGAATGTGGTGATTCCTCGCCCACGACCCGATGGTGAACTATGCCCTGGAGTTGGAAAG GTATTTTTGGAGTATGCTGATGTTGAAGGTTCTGCAAAAGCTCGTGCTGGATTGAATGGAAGAAAATTTGGGGGAAATCAAGTAGTAGCTGTCTATTATTCAGAGAACAAATTTGCTGAGGGAGATTATGAAGGCTAA
- the LOC131593534 gene encoding splicing factor U2af large subunit B-like isoform X15 — MFPNMFPMATSQQFNTLPVLPVQAMTQQATRHARRVYVGGLSPTANEQSVATFFSQVMATIGGNTAGPGDAVVNVYINHDKKFAFVEMRSVEEASNAMALDGIIFEGAPVKVRRPTDYNPSLAAALGPSQPNPNLNLGAVGLSPGSAGGLDGPDRIFVGGVPYYFTETQIRELLETFGPLRGFDLVKDRETGNSKGYAFCVYQDLAVTDIACAALNGIKMGDKTLTVRRANQNTNPMQPKPEQESILMHAQQQIALQKLMLQPALVATKVLCLTHAVSPDELKDDEDYEEILDDMRQECSKFGNLVNVVIPRPRPDGELCPGVGKVFLEYADVEGSAKARAGLNGRKFGGNQVVAVYYSENKFAEGDYEG; from the exons ATGTTCCCAAATATGTTTCCCATGGCTACAAGTcag CAATTTAATACTCTTCCTGTCTTGCCTGTTCAGGCTATGACACAACAG GCTACACGACATGCTAGGCGGGTGTATGTTGGGGGCCTCTCTCCTACAGCTAATGAGCAG TCAGTTGCAACTTTCTTCAGTCAGGTTATGGCTACAATCGGAGGAAACACCGCTGGTCCAG GTGACGCCGTTGTGAATGTTTACATTAACCATGATAAGAAGTTTGCCTTCGTGGAGATGAGGTCTGTCGAGGAAGCCAGCAATGCAATGGCTCTAGATGGAATTATTTTTGAG GGTGCACCAGTCAAGGTCAGGAGACCCACTGATTATAATCCTTCTCTAGCTGCCGCCCTAGGTCCAAGCCAACCTAACCCAAACCTTAATCTGGGCGCCGTCGGCCTATCACCTGGATCTGCTGGGGGACTTGATGGTCCTGATCGAATTTTTGTTGGTGGAGTTCCTTATTACTTTACTGAAACACAGATCAGGGAACTTTTAGAGACTTTTGGTCCTCTTCGGGGTTTTGATCTAGTGAAAGATAGAGAAACAGGGAATTCAAAGGGTTATGCATTTTGTGTTTATCAAGATCTTGCCGTTACCGATATTGCTTGTGCAGCTCTCAATGGAATTAAAATGGGTGATAAGACCCTTACTGTTAGACGGGCTAATCAAAACACAAACCCAATGCAGCCTAAGCCTGAGCAAGAGAGCATTTTAATGCATGCACAGCAGCAGATTGCTCTCCAG AAACTTATGTTACAACCAGCATTAGTGGCAACAAAGGTGCTGTGTTTAACTCATGCAGTTTCTCCGGATGAGCTCAAAGATGACGAGGACTATGAAGAGATTCTTGATGATATGCGACAAGAGTGCTCCAAATTTG GTAATTTGGTGAATGTGGTGATTCCTCGCCCACGACCCGATGGTGAACTATGCCCTGGAGTTGGAAAG GTATTTTTGGAGTATGCTGATGTTGAAGGTTCTGCAAAAGCTCGTGCTGGATTGAATGGAAGAAAATTTGGGGGAAATCAAGTAGTAGCTGTCTATTATTCAGAGAACAAATTTGCTGAGGGAGATTATGAAGGCTAA